The Orcinus orca chromosome 20, mOrcOrc1.1, whole genome shotgun sequence region ACGCCAGAAGGCGGGCGGGAACGCGGGGATTGCGCCCGCGCGTGAGCGCCCAACCAGACTCTGGGAGCTGAGCGGGGCTTTTCCCTCCGCGGAGGGGGCCCCGCCCCACCCTCTTGCCCAGCGATTGGCGAGTCGGCAGCTGGAGGGGCGGAGACTAGAGGAGTCACCGCCATCTGCTCCAATGGAAACGAGACAGAGGCGGGCCCAGTGGCGGAAGGAGCATGGCGTGGAGACAGCTCAAAGTGAGTTCAGCTGGTGCGGCCCTGCAGCGGCGAGGAGAGAACTTGCGGGAAGGCAGGCggggggaggatggagggagggctAGCCTGGGCGAGGTGTGGACGGGAGGCGGCTCCGAGAGGGTGGGCCTCTTTGGCACGTTTGTGTCTTTGGGGACAGCTGCAAATGATCATGCGTGTGCATTTACACATGTACGTGGTCACTGTGTAAACGGACGTGTAAACGGAGTAGATGCCGACCTGTGTCAGCGCACGTGGGCCTTTATTGAGCCAGGCACAGGGCGCTTAGTGAACACAGGATCGCCTAGCAGTGTGTGCAGCATCCAACCTGGAATGAAATTACAGTAAAACATGGTGCCAACCCTTTTAGATAAAAGTTTAGGGCAGGGTCTTTGTAACGGCGCTCAGAAATCTGTTGATCAACATAAGGGGCGTTCCTACAGTCTCCTGGAGGAGAAGCGAGAAAAATGAATACTAGATCTATGTTGACGGCTAGGAGTGACCCTGAAGGCAAATCCGATCAGGTCACTTCCTTGTTCAGGGAACGAAACTCAAATCACCTGGGTGCATCTCATTCTCCTCTGCCGCCAAGAGTGGAGAGAGCATTTACACCGCCCCGCCCTGCCGCCTAATTAACTTCTATTTATCCTTTGAATATCAGCTTTAAGGCACTTGGTCAAGGAAGCCTTTCTCTACCTCTTTGATTGTTAGGTTCTTCTCTCACTTTTTTCTTCATAGCTTTGTCACAGTTATATGTTTGCATGATCATTGATTTCTGTCTCCTTCTGAGGTTGTACTCCTTGTAAAGGCAGGGACTCGGTCTGTAGCCCATCCTTGAGTGCACAGTCACTATGtgctgaatgattgaatgaatgaatgagtgaggaaCTCAGCATTGGGCAGTGATAATTAGAGAAAAGTATTATGAGCGATGTTTGAGCTTGATCCAAGAAGACCTGATGCTCtctagagaacagacctgtggttgccaagggggaggggggtgggggagggaaagattgggagtttgggactagcagatgcaaactattatatatagaatggatagacaGCAAGGTcctgccgtatagcacagggaactatattcaatatcctgtgataaaccataatggaaaagaatatgaaaaagaatatatacacgtataactgaatcattttgctgtacaggagaaattaacacaacattgtaaatcaatgatactttaataaaattttaaaaaaagacctgatactcctttaaaaaaatttttttttgcaaccCTCTTTATTATCCTGAAGTGGAATTTATGTATAATGTAATCtttctatatataattttaaaaagtcaacataaTGTCCTAACTGGAATATAAAGGAGaagtaaatttataataaaataatatgtatttcagCCCATAAATATTAGGGCATGAGTCACCTAGGTAGTGAGTCAGGTGTTTAAGCCTCTACTTAGAAATTCTAGTGCCACAGGAATGTTTTATTGTCAAACATCTAAGCAAAGCACTGAACCATTCCACATGGATTTTCTGAAACGGTGAGTGATTCTTGGTAATGTTCTGTGCAAAACAGTATAGTCATCCCTCAATCTACAAGGTAATTGCATTCCTGGAAAGTCAATACAGATGAAAACCACACAGGAGATTGTGTTTATGTGGGGAAATAGAGTTTGCATTTCTAGGCTCAGATAATATGAACAGATATTTTTACCTAGTGAATGTCAGTAGGATGTTCAAAAGTCACACACGATAGGGACCGTTCTGACTTTACTGACTTCCTGCTCACTAAATCTATTAACATTCTCCTCCGGGTGCCCACCACATGTCCCTAGGGGGCAATACTGCCtctcttaaagatttttttaaaaattttaatatttaatttatttatttttggctgcgttgggtcttcgttgctgcacacgggttttctctagttgcggcaagtgggggctactcttcgttgcggtgtgcgggcttctcattgcggtggcttcttgttgcagggcacgggctctaggcgtgcgggcttcagtagttgtggcgcacgggcttagttgctccgcgacatgtgggatcttcccgcaccagggattgaacccatgtcccctgtattggcaggtggattcttaaccactgcgccaccagggaagccttgcccCTCTTGAAATCCCTGGCCTGGAGTCCTTCAGGGCTAGAGGATTGCCTGTCAGCAGAAGTGCAGATACAGACTCTGACTGTAGAGGCAATACGTGAGCAAGAACCCAAAGAGACCAGCGTTAGCAGAAGGCCACGGACATCACTGCATGTTatgtcctctgtgtgtgtgtgagtcgtGTAAAGGGTTCAGAGAAGGTGCTACAGCCTAGCCTTGAGGGGGCCCCATTGGCTCTTTTTTCCAGAAGCGGGCCCAGGATGCCATGGTGATCCTGGGGGGCGGAGGACTTCTCTTCGCCTCCTACCTGACGGCCACGGGGGATGAACGTTTCTACGCGGACCACTTGATGCCGGCTCTGCAGGGGCTGCTGAACCCCGAGGCAGCCCACAGGCTGGCTGTTCACGTCACCTCCCTGGGGCTCCTTCCTCGTGCCACGTTTCAAGACTCTGACATGCTGGTAGGTACTCCTGTAACACCTTGTGCGATAGACACGAGGGTCAAGGTCAAAGTTCCCTAATTTATTTAGCTGGGGCTGATCCTTTTGAAAACCAGAGTCCCAAATtagccccccaccccaaaccgtCATCCCCATCTACAGATCAGGAACGCTGAAGTGCAGAGtagttaagtgacttacccaaatgcacacagctaggaagtggctgagccaggaatcaaacccatggAGTCTGGCTCAGCATCCGTCCGTTAGCCGCCATCCTGCCTCGCGGAGGTCTCGGGTAGCTCAGTGTTCACCTCTGCTGAAAAGGGAAGCATGCCAGCATCACTAACATCTAATGTGATGTAGGCATGTCTAGCCAAGCCCTTTGAGGAAAGCATACGACTCCTGTCCCAGCCTCATTCTGTCCTGCATTCAACACAGGGGCCCCACCGTATCCCCTTACTCTTCTGTGTGCTGGGGTTTCTGCAGCGAACAAAGTGCAAGAATCCACGTCCTAGAATCTACATCCTCGTGCAAGCCCAGACGGTTTCCATTCAGGAGACTTCTCACCAAATGGGGAACATTAGAATGACGTGAACATGAAGAAGACACACTCAGACCTCTTTGGGGAAGGGTCACTGTTAGCAATCAAAGGGGCCTTCTCtacattttccctttttgtctTAGAATCCCTTTCACTTCCCATCCTGCAGTTTTGAGCACACGTGGCACCTTTTTctgtaaaagtgaaaatcctctttggattcCTGTTGGTTAGAGAAACAGGTACAAATGTAGGTCTTTCGTAAAAGCAAAGTGGCATAAAGAGAACTTCGGAAAGGTGGGGGAGACCTGTACGCAGATGCTCTGGTTTGGTGCCAGCCCCATTTGACCGTCATCTCTGGGCCTGAGGACTGAAGGCTGCCCAGGGAGCCTGTTGAGCAGCCGGGGCCGAGAGACCCGTCCTGGAGCACGGCCCCCAGGGCCCCCAGTGTGGccaccctcccagcctcccagtcCCCGAGGCACCGCACGCACACACTCACTGCCATCTCTTCTTCCCCTCCTTGGGGCAGCCTTGCTTCCTCCTGCTTCCAAGGCCAGATGGTACCACCCTTGGAGGTCCTTGCTAGTCCTGGCACAGGCTTTCCTGCCATATCAGCTGACAGTGACGATGCTGTTGGCAACTGCTGACTTTACGATATCCCGATTCCTTTCCCACATTTTAACGTATTTATCTTGCTTCTAGATTTGTTGGCTAGATCAGGGTGTGAATACTAAGTCCCTCAGGAGTTAGGCTAGACCTGACAGTAATTAGGCCCCAGTCACTTTCATCATAGAGAACAATCAGGAATCCGCCCCATGTTTACCAGGAAAGAACCTGCTTCCAGCCCAGCCTGGTTCTGGGGCCCAGCAATCAGTGCTGCTGGGTCGAGCACTGGAGTCGTGAGGACACAGCTGGGCCGTGGCATCACCTAGCTGAGGAGGGACACAGCGGGGGCTGACTTACTAAGATTAAAGGATTTTGCTGCCTGACTGTTTCAGAATAGCACCATCTAGGGGCTAAATAGTGGATAAGAAGGTACAGTTCTTCACCGTAATTGGAAAAGGCAGCACCTGTCTCCCGCTCAACCCATGGTGGAAACACTGTTTTTCTCCTCAGTGATGATAAAGCCCGATGGTTCTCAAACTCTGGCTggcgtcagaatcacctggagagcacTGTTAAAAACAAGTTCCCTCAGAGTTCCattcttccccaccctcccccagagattctgattccttAGTCCGGGGATGGGCCCTGGGATCTGCTGTTTAACaagcaggtgattctgatgtaggcGTGCCGTGGACCACGCTTTGAGAAACACCAACGTGGCCTTGTGTGCCTGTGACTTTGTCCCCTTCTCCCTAGGAAGTGAGAGTCCTGGGCCATAAATTCCGAAATCCAGTAGGAATCGCTGCAGGATTTGACAAGCACGGGGAAGCTGTGGATGGACTTTACAAGATGGGCTTTGGTTTTGTTGAGATAGGCAGTGTTACACCAAAACCTCAGGAAGGAAACCCCAGGCCCAGGGTCTTCCGCCTCCCTGAGGACCAAGCCGTCATTAACAGGTAGGTGAGCAGCCTTCTCCCCAGCAGGACACTCGGGGTGTTTTTTCTGCCATACAGTGTGGACATTTTTCTGTCATTTGGAATGTTCTGGatgttgagcatctactctgtgcggGCGTAAAAGCAGGTTTTATGATTTCCGTTTAACGTGTATACACGATGAGGTTAAGAGAGCTACACGACTTAGCTACAGTCACGAGATCAGAAGCGGGAGAACCTGGGAACGGATGTTGGCTTATCTGACTTTAGAGTTTGTGCTTTTTCCACATTGTTACTCCAGTGTCCTTGCCCAGCTCTGTCCAGTAGAAATATCATGAGCcctatatgtaatttaaaatattctagtagccacaataaaatagcaaaaagaaacaggtgcaattaactttaataatatattctatttaatTGTTATTTGTAACAGTTATTCATTATACTACTTAATTAGAAATACTTAATATACTCtatcataattttaatattaagcaATATAAAAATGACTGGCTGTTTCCCTTCTTTCACTTGTACCAAGTCTTCGAAATCCAGTATGTTTTCCTTACAGCACTCTTGCTTTGGACTGGCCAGGCTTCGCTCTCAGTGGccacacatggctagtggctCTTGCACCTGACAGCACAGCTCCAGCCTTTAGTAACTGGGAAATTTAATAATCAACATAGACGGCTGCTTTTAGGAAGAGAGGTCCTTCTAGACCGTGTAAAGCCCTTCTCTTTGTAAGCCCTGGGCAGTTTTCACTACAGTTAACCCAGAGAGTGAAGAAGTTCCTTCTTTTCGGTAACAGAGTTTTGAGAGCCTCGTTGGGGGCGCTGGTAGGCACCTTTGGGATCATGAAGGGCCTCCTGGGAGACTGACGTGGTTTATTTGGCTGCACGTCCTGCATCATCGTGCTTGTTTAGGGGAAAATTTCCAGCATTAGACATCGAGTTATTGACCTTTCCCGTGTAGGCTGGGATCAATATCTTCAGAACGTTCgggcaaaaaatatttgttgatgattCGGCTGCCACAAATAACTGCAGGTACCAGGaagacagtgcctggcagagtCCCGCGGGTGAGAAGTGGCACAAGAGGGCCGGGCCTGAGCTCCAAGCACTTGTGTGCCCAGGCTCCCTGCTCTGCCTCGCACAGGGTGGGTGCTGAATGAACATGAGTCAACAACTACATGTATCTGTTAGGTGTTTTTGGCTGCAAGTGgcaaagtggcttaaacaataggcttttgttattattttcttctcgTTACGGGTGAAGTAGGCAGTTTTAGGGTTGGTTGAGCGGCAGGGTGGCGTCAGTACTCTGGTCCAACCTCTGGGCCTTCCCTTCTCGTTTGTAAGATGCCTACCCCAGCTGCAAGCATACGTCCTCGCATGAGGACATCAGAGagcagaaagggaaaggaagtatGGATATGGGGGGAGATATTTTCCCAGAAGCTCCCTGGTAGGCATCACCTTGTGTCTCAGTGACCAAGCCCCATCTCAAGTTCATGCTTGAGTTGCCAGCGAGGCTGGGAAAGGAGCCATTGGCATTTTCACCCCATGTCAGGGGAGCTGGGTTCCACAGGCAAGGAGGAAGGGAGTGGGGATGGCCATTAGGCCAACAACCCACAGTGGGGCTGGGGACGTAGAGATGATCAAGAGGGGCGAGGCCCAGCCTTTGCGGAGTGTCTAGTGGCAGGTGAGGGAGGAGATGTGTCCCTTGTCCTCGAGGAGACTGGAACCCAGTAGGGGAACTGAAGCATATACGTACATCCCAAGCTAGGAGAAAGATAGGTACAAAGCACTCCATGAATGCCAGGAGGTGAGGGATCATTTGTGGCTCGGAGCTTTATGCAAGGAGGAGAGGGTGCATTTGACTTGGGCCAGGAAGAGGGAGATTTAATAGGTAGAAAGGATGGGGGAATGGAGCGGCAGGATGGGTTCCAGGAAGCGTGTTCGTGGGGCACAGGCAGGAGGTGGGAAGATGGGTCATCAGAGTGGTGAGGGCCCCGTTGGGTGGGAAGCAGGAGTGGGCTAGGTCCAGACAGGTCTGGGCTGTTTACAGTGCTAGTTGGCTAAGTGGCTTGTTGGCAAATTTTAATCTTTCCCTTTGTATTTGATGGTGTTCTGGCAAGTTCTCTAGGACTTCCAGGGGTGTTTAGACTTTAGAAGTCTAAGAACtgactctgatttttttctttggtttttacatcataaatatatgttgaaaatgGCCATGGAGCCATCCCTCCAGAGTCTTTGCTTTCTGCCTGAGGGCTCTAACCTTATCTCCTCCCTAACGCTCTTCTGTGCTACAGATACGGATTCAACAGTCATGGACTCTCAGTGGTGGAACACAGGTTACGGGCCAGACAGCAGACGCAGGCCAGGCTCACAGAAGGTAAAGGGGGCCTGCCTAAGAGAGCTGTTCTTCAGTTGTTGGAAGGAAACTTGTGGGAGAATGTCAGGAACATTCCTAGTGAAGTGAACATGATTGAACAATAGGAAAAAACAGTATGGAACTCAGGGCTCCTCTGCTAGAGGAATATTCCTGGCTCCATCACACCCTCCAAGCTCTTAACTGAATTTCGCAACTGAGCAAAGATACACTTAGTTCCTGCCTCGTTATGTAACCTGTGTCAAACTGGGACAGCTTGGAAGTAAGCAGTGCAGAGTGGCTGCTGTGATCACATAGGCAGTTGATGCGAGCAGGGCTTGGGCGCCATCTTTGTACATCCTGCTCTGTTGTCCTTTTGTCCATTATAAATAATGAATGCTAATTATAGAAGTGTTAGTAAATGCAGGGAAGCATAAAGAAGAACATTAAAATTACTCACACTCTTCCCTACTCAGAGATAACTACTCCCGGCATTGGGGAAAATATCCTTCATGACTTATTTGGAAAcaccatgcatttttttttaattcattgatttatttttgtctgcattgggtctttgttgctgcactagggctttctctagttgcagccagcaggggctactcttcgttgcattgcatgggtttctcattaaagtggcttctcttgttgcggagcacctgCTCtagcacctgggcttcagtaggtacagcacgcgggctcagtagtcgtggcgcaggggcttagttgctctgcggcatgtgggatcttcctggaccagggctcgaaccggtgtcccctgcattagcaggcagattcttaaccactgcaccaccagggaagcccacaccatGCATTTCTGAAGGCTGCCTTGGAGGTGCTGATACTCATTCCCTGGGGCTCTCTGCCTTGCTGTCCCTTGGGGTGAACATAGTGGTCTTGGCACCATGCCATCCTCACTGTACCTTCCCAGGTGCCCTCTAGGGTTGCATGGGGTTGCAGCCATCTTCCTTGGTGGGCCTTTCTGGAACTCCTTCCAGGAGTTTAGCCTCATTAGATGTCCTGGTGGTGAGATGAGAAAAACCTGCGGTACTGGATTCATTTCTGAACGCGAGATTGAAAGGGCCGAGGCAGTTAGCAATCTCTGATTTGGGGAGTAGGAAATGACCTTGTTTGGAATTCCCTGGCTTTGGCAGAACCAGACCCTGCTATACTGTAGATAGACCTTGCCACTTGTGGGCTTTGAAGGTCATGATAGGACTTTCATGGTTTGTGATACTCTCCTGCCTTCttgtctccctttccttcttttaactGTTCACGGTGCCCCTTATAccacttttctcccattctccctTGCCCGTTCCTCGCCCCCCACTGTGGTGCTGACATTTGTTGGAGACAAAATCCCATAGCAGAGCTCTGCACATAGTGTTCACCGGCAGCTGGAAGCCTTGAAGACAGCTTATTGCTAGCATCATACCAAGCAACGTGAGTTGTTAAGAGCTGTGGTGCCCTTTGCGGGTAGAGTAATTCAGCAATTTTTGTCTAACTCCAAAATCTTGTCATTTGGGGCAAATGGCTACTAATGAAAGATCCACTGGCTACATGAAAGTGATATTCTCTCTTAAGCTGGTTTACCTGTGTGGAAAAGAATTACAGTTTCCAAACCATCTTCACTTGATTTGGGAGGCTTGGAGACCTTGTTATATAATTTGTCTAACTGGATGCtaaacccctcccctcccttccactcATGAAGTGAGTGACACGAATTTCATTTACTTTCAAGTTGATGATAAAACAGGTGACTGCATTTAAGGTGTGAGAAGGTAGTTAGCAGTACTGGATGTTGTTCTTTGATCCTCCCTGACCTGACATACATTTTGTGAGCTAACTGGACGTCCCAGTTAGCTGGAAAAAGCAGGTGGTACCGTGGATATACTTTAGCCTTTGCAG contains the following coding sequences:
- the DHODH gene encoding dihydroorotate dehydrogenase (quinone), mitochondrial isoform X3, which encodes MAWRQLKKRAQDAMVILGGGGLLFASYLTATGDERFYADHLMPALQGLLNPEAAHRLAVHVTSLGLLPRATFQDSDMLEVRVLGHKFRNPVGIAAGFDKHGEAVDGLYKMGFGFVEIGSVTPKPQEGNPRPRVFRLPEDQAVINRYGFNSHGLSVVEHRLRARQQTQARLTEDGLPLGINLGKNKTSVDAASDYAEGVRVLGPLADYLVVNVSSPNTAGLRSLQGKAELRRLLTKVLQERDALKVVHKPAVLVKIAPDLTAQDKEDIASLVRELGIDGLIVTNTTAEFPSSGLAVSAAGRTRWRRSGRGPPWCSCTQPSPTGGRPWWAESSRSWRPF